The nucleotide window GCAACCCCTCCAGCTGGCGCAAATATGTAATAGTAACCGTTTCGTTTATAAAACTTTGTTCCCTCAACTGTAGGATGATTTTCATGACCATCGAAGACATGAACTCCAGCATCTAACACTTTGGTTCCTTGCTCATTCATTTTATTAACAGTCACCAAGCTTTTTACTCCTCGTCTACTTCCCGCATAGGCATGAACTAGATAAGCTTTTCCATCATCATCCCAAAGAGGGCAAGGATCTATTAACCCCTTCCCTTCCATCACCAAAACTGGAGAATCCCATTGGCCAAAGGGATCTTTTGTCTTTACCATGTAAATACCAAAGTCCGGATCTCCCCAATAAATGTAAATTTCATTTTTATGATAGCGAATACTTGGAGCCCAAACGCCATTACCATGCTGTGGAGTATTAAAAATATCGGTTGGCACCTGTTCAGGAAGAGCGTAATTAATCAATTGCCAATTAATCATGTCCTTGGAATATAAAATTGGAAGCCCCGGAGCGCAATTAAAACTAGACGCAGTCATATAAAAATCATCACCTACTCTAACTACATCAGGATCTGAATAATCTGCATATATGATAGGATTTGTATAAGTTCCATCTCCATTATCTGCAACCCAAACATCTGAAAAATATGTGGTTGAGGTTTGGGCCCAAATGGAAATAGGAACCAGAAAAAAGAATAGTATGGATGAAAATTTCATTAGGATTATTTATCCAATTCTAGGCTCGCTAAGATGAATGGACCTGTACCTTTTGGATCATTCGCTCGTATTGTTTCGTTTATATAATATTCGAAAGTGCCATCTCTATATGGGTTACCCCCAAGGCCTGCAACGGCGCAACATTTATTCAGATTTACTATACCTTGTTCATCTACGGTAATAAATTGTTTTTGTATTCCATCATAGGCTTTAAGGGCAGTTTCCATGAAACCTTCGGGCAAATGACCCTTCTTTACACCTTTGGCTAAAGTATATGTAAACATGCAACTACCGGTTGCCTCGAGGTAATTACCTTCTCTTCCAGCCTGATCTAAAACTTGGTACCAAACACCAGTAGAGTCTTGATATTTAACAATTGCCTCAGCATATTGGTTTAAATAATTTTTTATACGCCCATATCCAGGATGAGAATTAGGCAAATAATCCAAAACATCAACCAAGGCCATTCCATACCATCCCATTCCTCTTGACCAAAAGTTTTTAGAAAGCCCCGTTTCTTTGTCGGCCCATTTTTGCTCTCGGCTCTCATCCCAACCATGATAATATAGCCCTGTTTCAGGATCCTTATTATACTTTTCTATTAAATCGAATTGTAAAACAATATGGTCGTAAACCTTGTTTGCCTTTTCACCTTGCAAAAAGGATTGGGCATATTTTGCATGAAATGGCTCAGCCATGTAAACACCATCTAGCCACATCTGGTACGGATAAATCTTTTTATGCCAATAACCTCCTTCTGAAGTTGTAGGTTGACCTTCCATTTGCTTATGAAGGGTATCCATAGCTTTCAAGAATCTCGGTTCCTTAGTAATTTCGTATAGATAATAAATGGCATCACCAGATTTTATCATATCCAAATTGTAATTACTAAGCTTGTATGTATCTATTTCTCCATCCTCCTTCACCATTCTATTACCATAATCGTAGATATAGTCATAAATCTTTTGGTTACCGTAGAGTTCATAGACCTTCGACATAGCCTGCAAAACCAATCCATTTGTATAACTCCATCTCGGTTCATCTCTAAAATCTAACAGTGTAGGGTCAGGAAATCGATGAATTTCGGACAAAGCCATTCTTTGAGACCATTTCAAGTTTTCTGCTACAATCTTGGTCTCTTCGGAACTTACAGAAGCTTCTTCTTTTCCATTATTCTTACAACCTAGAACCAAAAAAATGGTTAAACTAAGCGCAAAAATCTTGATTAATCTTATTTTTTTAATCAAATCAAGGTTATTCATCGGAATCTAAGTTGTTTAATAAATCCTTTATATAAGAATTAAATTCCTCATCGGATTTTATACCATTTGGTTCCTGTTCCCAAGCACCTAACAGGTAATATGTAATTGTAGATGTTGTAGGTTTAAAGACCACTAATTGGTCAAACTCACCTTCTTTTACGGCCTCAACCTCACCCACTTTGTAAATAATTGCCATGCCTAGTTTGTCAGTTTCACTAACCAAAGTTTGGTTTCCATATGTATAAATTGCTCCCCATTCACCAGATTGGCTATTCATTTGCATCATAGGGATTTCCGGAAATTTAACGATTCCTGTAACCAAACCAGAGATTTCTTTAAATGGAGTTAATTCAACTTTGGTCTCTCTTCCTTCAGGAAAAATAGATAAATCAGCACTTAGATTAATTGTATCCTCCGCAGTTACCCAATCAGTATAATCAATAGAGACTTTAGACTCGATCGAATTGTTAGAGATTTCAGCTTTGGTTTCACCTACGACATTAAAATGCACAACTGAATCATTTACCAAACGACCAAAACCACCAATACCCATAGATTTTCCAGCTTTTAAGATATCCTGCCCCCAATCTGAAGGCTCGTGATAGGAGTCAAAACCATCTTGACCCACATATGGTAGAACCATTGAATCGACCTTCTTTCCGTAAATATCTATTGCATTTCGCCAATCTAAATAGAGTCTGTAACCAATATTTTTATTTTCCCAACCTGGCCCTTCATAACGTATGTACCAAGCATGGTCTGTGTGCTCCTTTGGCACCGTTAATTGATCGACATTTTTAAAGGAAGTTCCTCCTATATATTCCTTATGACCTTTGGATCCATCAACCCATTCACCACCTTCAGCAATAGAAATTTCTGCATAGGTAGACGATGGCGCAGGGGACTCTTCTACTCCTATCGCCTCATTATCCTCTTTCTTTTCTTCATTTTTACAATTAAAAACGACAACAGTCAGCGCAAGAATTAAAATATAGTTGGATATTTTAATTCGGAACAATTTAGGTGTATTAATATTTTTCATTGTTAATTAAGGTATTAATGAAATTAATTGGTTCGCAATTTTCTACAGACAATGGTGTATCAACATTTTTTATGATGACATTTTTTAGCGTTACTTTTTTAACAGGCAACTTTTCTCTTCCCTTTATCAATACTCCATATTTACCACCATTTTCTACCCTTACATCTTCTAGGTTTATATTTTGAATTCTTGGCAAATATTCACCCTCTTGGTTGGCGTAAATACCATAATAAGTATTTATTCGTAAAACCGCTTCCTTCACCTGACCCACTTCGATATTCTTCACATATACATTTTCAACAAATCCTCCTCTTAAAGTATTTGTTTTGATACGAATGGCACGATCTAGATTTGGGCTATCCATTTTGCAATTTCTAACAAAAACATTCCTTACCCCAGCTGAAATTTCACTGCCCATAACCACGCCGCCATGCCCATCTTTCATTTCACAATTTTCTACCACAATATTTTCACTTGGCATAGCCACTCTCCTACCGTCATTATTTCTTCCAGATTTTATGGCTATACAATCATCTCCGGTATCAAACACACAATTAGTTATATGAACATTTTTGGAATATTCCGGATCGCATCCATCATTATTAGGCCCATGGCTACTCACTGTTACCCCGTCCACAGTTACATTCGTACATTTCAGAGGATGCATAACCCAAAATGGCGCATTTGTAAAGGTTACATCCTTTACCAAAACATTTGTGCATTCAAAAGGTTCAAAAAATAAAGGTCGTAGTTGATGACCTTCTCCAAAGACTCGATCTTCCACAGGAGTTTGTTCCTCATTCATTGTTCGAAGACGAGGCAAATTTTGAAGATCAATTTGTTTAACGTCTCCTTCTTTATAACCATAAGAATCCTTTCCGCACCAAGGCCACCAATTATCATTACCAGCCTGCCCATTCAATATTCCTTTGCCTGTTAAGGCAATATTCCGTTGGTTTTTGGCATAAATTAAAGGCGAATAATTCATTAATTCCACACCTTCATAAGAGGTATGCACCACAGGCAAATAATCATTATGATTTTTACTGAATAGTATTTCTGCCCCTTCGGACACATGGAAATTAACGTTACTTCTTAGATGAATTGGCCCAGTTAAAAATTTACCTGCAGGCACAACCACCATCCCTCCACCTTTAGCATTACAATCATCAATTGCCTTCTTAAAGGCTACAGTATTTAAAAATTCACCGTCACCTATAGCTCCATAATCGATGACGTTAAAAGTTTTATCTGGAAATTCTGGAACAGCAATACTTTTTACAATGGCATCGGCAGTAAGCCAAGCATCATTAGCATTATTTGTGCTCTCCTTGGTTTTACAGCCAACAAACACAATAACCGACAATGCAATGACCGCCGATTTTAATTTAGTTAGTGAATTCATAATATAAATCTGCAATCGATTACAATAAAAATATAAAAGCTTTGTGATATGGCATAATAATTTGAATAAAAAGAGAATTTTTCTATCATATTTAACATCTAGATTATTATTTCATACACATTGAAACGTTTTAAACGTGAATATTCTGGATTTAATTTGGGAATTAATCCATTTCTCATTGATAAAGAGCAACAAAGCAATAAATTCTTTGAAAAAACTGTTTTTTAACTTGACGGTTAAGGATCAGAAATGCTCGATTAACCATTTTTTTTTGTAATCGATTACGAAAACTATTTCATTTTAACCTTTTGGTATAAAAATTTACCTATTTTAGAGAAGTAAAAATATAGCTCAAATTGCTGATTTACTAATATCGGTCAATTTTTTTAATGAATGTTCAATGAGGAAGAGGGAAAAAGTTACAATTTATGACATTTCCAAAAAATTAAATATAAGTGCTGCAACAGTTTCACGTGCTTTAAATGGCAATCCAAATATTAGCGAGAAAACTCGCGATTTGGTAATGAAAACGGCAGAGGAAATGAATTACAAGCAGAACCGATTAGCACAGGCGCTAAAAAAAGGCAAAACAAATACTGTTGGCGTTATAGTACCCTACATTGATCGTAATTTCTTTTCTTCGGTTATTAGAGGTATTGAAGAGGAATTGACTGGTCACGGTTATTATGTAATTATTTCGCAATCTCATGAAGATGCAAAAAATGAGGTTAATCAGTTAAATGCGCTGCTGAACACTCAAATTGATGGAATTTTTATGTCCGTATCTAAAAATACGCGTAACGGCGATCACATCAGAAAAGCAATCGAAGAGAAAACACCTGTAATCTTCTTCGATAGGAAATTAGACATCCCGGGAGTGAGTTCTGTAGTAATCGATGACTTCAAAGGCGGCTATATTTCTACTGACCATTTATTGAAAAAAGGCTGTAAACATATTGCCTGTTTTATAGGAAATATGGAATTAGAAATTTACCAAAACCGTTTCAAAGGTTATAAGGCTGCACTAGAACATCACGGAATTCCTTATCTAGAAGAACTTGTTGTACAGACTAATAGTAAAATAGAATCAGGTATAGAAGCCGTTAACAAACTTTGGCAAGGCTCAGTAATCCCAGATGCTATTTTTGCAACCAGTGATTATGCTGCCTTAGGTGCAATTCAACAATTAAAAGCCATAGGAATAAGAATACCTGAAGATGTTTGTGTTGTTGGATTCAGTAATGAGCCATTTACAAAATATCTAGATTCCCCCTTATCATCGGTTGACCAAACTCCACATTTAATGGGAAAAATTGCAGCCCAGGTATTTTTGGAACAAGTTAATGGCTCTAAAGAGTTAACGATAGAGAAGAAAGTGGTGTTGTCCCCTGAACTAATTGCCAGGGAATCCTCTAATCGTTAATAAGTTTTAAATATTAACCCTATAAAGAAACTCCCCTTTTCCAAGGTATAAAGTCATTTTGATTATTGAGATCTGCCTTGGCTTTAATCGTACCACTAGCCACGTCTATAATATACTCCAAAAGCTCTTCTCCCATCTCCTCAATAGATTTTTCACCGCGGATTACTGGCCCTGAATCTACATCAATAATATCTGGCATCTTCCTCGCCAATTCAGAATTAGAGGATAATTTAATCACTGGTGCAATTGGATTTCCTGTAGGAGTCCCTAATCCGGTAGTAAACACAACAATATTAGCCCCCGAACCTACCATCGCAGTAGTACTTTCTACATCATTACCAGGAGTACATACTAGATTCAATCCTGGTTTTGTTACATACTCTCCATAGTCTAAAATATCTTGAATTGGTGAAGTACCTCCCTTTTTGGCAGCACCAGCAGATTTCATTGCGTCAGTGATTAATCCGTCTTTTATATTTCCAGGAGATGGATTCATATCAAATCCTGAACCAGATGCTTCGGCAGCATCTTCATAGGCCCTCATTAAACCCAAAAACTTTTCGGCTTTATCGTCATCCACGCAACGGTTAACTAGTTCCTGTTCAACGCCACATAGCTCAGGAAATTCTGAAAGAATTGGGGATCCCCCTAAAGCAGCCAATATATCAGAAGCATAACCTAAAGCAGGATTGGCCGAAATTCCAGAAAAGCCATCAGATCCACCACATTCTAGACCTAATTTAAGTTTAGAGAGCGGTGCAGGCTTTCGTTGAATATCATTAGCCTTTTTAATCTCCACAAATGCATCTTTGATGATTGTATTCAGCATATCATCTATGGTTCCCATTTGCTGCTGCTCATAAATAAGTATTGGTTTCTTTACCTCAGAATTGATGGCTTTCAAGGAATTTTTAAAAATATCAACTTGAAGGTTTTGACATCCTAAACTTAGAACAGTTGCACCAGCAACATTAGGATTATTAACGTAGCCTGCTAACAATTTGGAAAGGGATAACGCATCTTGACGAATTCCTCCACACCCCCCTTGATGGGTTATAAATTTAACTTCAACATTCTCAAAAATTGCATTTTCTTCAGTTTGCTCAATAGGGGAGTCAGATTTGCCTCCAATCAAATTCCGCAGTAGTTGGCGCTGTTTATAGGTTTTATGGAAGGATAATTCCGTTTCAAAAACATCCTTTAAAATTTCAATGTTTCTATTCTCACAAAATACTAATGGAAAAAATAACCAAACATTATTAGTGCCAACTTGACCATCTTCCCTATGATAGCCCATAAATGTGCGGTCCTTCCACTTAGAAATATCAGGTGGAGTCCAATTTACAGTTTCGGTTTTCCCGGTTGTAACGCTAGCCTGATGTTGCACATTTTTAGTAGTTAAACTACCGCCCTTGGGGATTAGCGAAGTTGCTTTTCCTACCAAAACTCCGTACATAAAAATTTGGTCACCTTCATTAAGGTCAACCAAGGCAACTTTATGTTTTGCCTTTATATCATTTAAAATGATTATCTCCTTTTCATTTACAACTATCCTATCACCCTGGTATAAATCTATTAGGGCAACTGCCACATTATCGGAGGGATGTACTGTAATAAGTTTCGCTTTCATGTAAAATAGTTAAGATTGTACGAAGGCCATATAACCTTCCTCCACTCCTTTAGCTTCAATGAATTGTAAAGCTTGCGTTAATGCCTCTTTCAGCCCTGGAACTGTTGACAGATCCTCTCCCCAAAAATCAGATTTTTGTAAAATGTTATCTACAACACCCTTAATATCATTTGAAGACCAAATAGTTTTAAAATATTCTTCTATTGACTTATCATCGTTTAAGGGAAGTGTAGCACCATTCCACTCACCTTTATAAAAACGAATAAGGCAAGCAAATGCAAAAACCAAATTCAGTGGCAGCTTACTTTCTTTTTGGTTAAATTCAAGAAGACTTGGCAAAACCCGAACCTTAAATTTAGAAATGGAATTAAGCGCTATACTAGATAACTGATGTTTGATAAACGGATTTCTAAATCTATCTAATACCTCATTTGCGAACGACTTCAGTTCTTCTTCGGGCAAAGTTAAAGTTGGTATGATTTCGTCAAAAATCAGACTTTCGACAATTTTTCCCGTGAATGAATTGTCGACTGTTTCCTTTACGGTTTCATTTCCATAAAGGATTGAAAAGGGCACCATTGAAGTATGTGCGCCATTAAGTATACGCACCTTCCGAGTACGGTAAGGTTGCATATCTTGAACAATTTTTACGTCTAAATTCGTCTTATGGAAAGGCAATTTTTCCTTAAGCTTTTCATCTCCCTCTATGACCCATAGAAAAAATGACTCAGCTGAAACAATAAGTTGATCCTTATAATCCAATTGATTATTATACTCTTCAATATTATCTCTAGGATATCCAGGAACAATACGGTCAACCAAAGTATTATGGAACGTATTTGCATCGACCAACCAGGACTTGAAATCTTGTCCTAATTTCCAATCATCGGTATATTTTAATAAAATGTCCTTAAGAGTATCTGCATTATAATTTATCAACTCACAAGGAATAATCGTTAGACCTTTTAAATTATCTCCGTTAAAATACAAGTAGCGCTCATAGAGCAACCTCAATAATTTGGCAGGAAAGGAATTCGGGGGATTCATATCCACAGTATCTCCTTCATCAAATGAAATACCAGCCTCCGTTGTATTTGAGATAATAAATTCCAATTCATCTTCTTTGGCAAGGTCTAAATACAATTGAAAATCGGGATATGGATTTATACCTTTAACAAGGTTGGAAATAAGGTGTTTTTCTTCAATTATTTCACCACCTTTAATTCCCTTTATAAACAGAGTATATAGGCCATCTTGATCATTCAGCATTGAAACCATTCCAGCATTTATTGGCTGCACGACTGCAATACCTCCATTAAAACCGACTGCCTTATTTAGTTCTTGAAATGCATAATCTACGAATGCCCGTAAAAAATTACCCTCACCAAACTGAACAATTTTTATAGGCCACGCGGTGCCTACATCAACATTTTTTCTATTTAAACTTACTTTCATTCTATACGGAAATTAATATCCAAACAATTCAGGCAACCATAAACTTAACTGAGGAATATAGGTTACTAAGAATAAAGCTATAATCATTGCTATAAAAAGAGGCAATAGGGGTCGAACCACTTTTTCTATTGTTGTTTTTGCGATACCGACACCTACAAAAAGCACCGAACCTACCGGAGGGGTACATAATCCAATACACAGGTTTAAAATCATAATGATACCAAAATGGGTAGGATCTAGACCCAATTTGGTAACCACAGGTAAAAATATGGGTGTAAAAATCAGAACGGCTGGAGTCATATCCATAAATATCCCAACAAACAGAAGCAATAAATTTATGATTAATAGGATTACAAATTTATTGTCACTTACACCCAGCAAGGCTGAACTAATATCCTGTGGAATATTTTCATAAGACATTACCCAGGACATACTCATCGATGCACCAATTAAGAGCATTACTATGGCGGTGGTCGCTGAAGAGCTCAATAAAATTGAGGGTAAATCAGACGTTTTTATTTCCTTATAAATAAAACCGAGAACCAGCGTATAGAGTACCGCAATAGCAGAAGCCTCAGTGGCTGTAAAAATACCCGCAACAATACCACCAATTACAACAACCAGCAACATCAGACTAGGGAAAGCGTCTACAAATGTTTTCACCATCTGTCTAAAAGTGCTTCTTTTCCCTATTTTATAATTTCTTTTTTTCGCCCAAATCATTGCTACTCCCATGAGGAATAATCCTGTAAGGATTCCAGGAATATACCCGGCCAAAAACAAAGCCGCAATTGAAACTCCGCCACTAGCTAAAGAGTAAACGATTAAAATATTACTTGGAGGAATAATTAAACCGGTGGTTGCGGAAGTAATATTCACAGCTGCCCCAAATTCTTTTGAATACCCTTCCTTTTCCATCTCAGGCCCCAATATGCTACCCATGGCAGATGCGGAAGCCATAGCAGATCCGGCAATCGCCCCCATGAGCATAGCGGCAATAACATTAATTAATGCCAAGCCACCTGGTAAGGCACCGACCAACGTCTTCGCAAATGCTATTAATCTATGGGCTATTCCACCTTTATTCATGAGTTCACCAGAAAGGACAAAAAATGGAATGGCCAATAAAGCGAAACTATCGAGACCAGTACCCATACGTTGGGCCACTGTGGTAAAGGCTGGTATTGCAGGAATGCTTACTAACATGGTTAGGGTTGCTGAAATTGCAATACTCCATGCCACGGGAGTCCCTATTGAAAGAAGGCAAAGAAAACTAAGTACTAAAACGAAAACAGGTATATATTCCCACATAATTAAAGCTTCATTAAATCTGATGATTTATAATAGATTATTAGTATTCCACTAAGGGGAATAACGGCATAT belongs to Aegicerativicinus sediminis and includes:
- a CDS encoding glycoside hydrolase family 28 protein; the encoded protein is MNSLTKLKSAVIALSVIVFVGCKTKESTNNANDAWLTADAIVKSIAVPEFPDKTFNVIDYGAIGDGEFLNTVAFKKAIDDCNAKGGGMVVVPAGKFLTGPIHLRSNVNFHVSEGAEILFSKNHNDYLPVVHTSYEGVELMNYSPLIYAKNQRNIALTGKGILNGQAGNDNWWPWCGKDSYGYKEGDVKQIDLQNLPRLRTMNEEQTPVEDRVFGEGHQLRPLFFEPFECTNVLVKDVTFTNAPFWVMHPLKCTNVTVDGVTVSSHGPNNDGCDPEYSKNVHITNCVFDTGDDCIAIKSGRNNDGRRVAMPSENIVVENCEMKDGHGGVVMGSEISAGVRNVFVRNCKMDSPNLDRAIRIKTNTLRGGFVENVYVKNIEVGQVKEAVLRINTYYGIYANQEGEYLPRIQNINLEDVRVENGGKYGVLIKGREKLPVKKVTLKNVIIKNVDTPLSVENCEPINFINTLINNEKY
- a CDS encoding UxaA family hydrolase, coding for MKAKLITVHPSDNVAVALIDLYQGDRIVVNEKEIIILNDIKAKHKVALVDLNEGDQIFMYGVLVGKATSLIPKGGSLTTKNVQHQASVTTGKTETVNWTPPDISKWKDRTFMGYHREDGQVGTNNVWLFFPLVFCENRNIEILKDVFETELSFHKTYKQRQLLRNLIGGKSDSPIEQTEENAIFENVEVKFITHQGGCGGIRQDALSLSKLLAGYVNNPNVAGATVLSLGCQNLQVDIFKNSLKAINSEVKKPILIYEQQQMGTIDDMLNTIIKDAFVEIKKANDIQRKPAPLSKLKLGLECGGSDGFSGISANPALGYASDILAALGGSPILSEFPELCGVEQELVNRCVDDDKAEKFLGLMRAYEDAAEASGSGFDMNPSPGNIKDGLITDAMKSAGAAKKGGTSPIQDILDYGEYVTKPGLNLVCTPGNDVESTTAMVGSGANIVVFTTGLGTPTGNPIAPVIKLSSNSELARKMPDIIDVDSGPVIRGEKSIEEMGEELLEYIIDVASGTIKAKADLNNQNDFIPWKRGVSL
- a CDS encoding tagaturonate reductase, encoding MKVSLNRKNVDVGTAWPIKIVQFGEGNFLRAFVDYAFQELNKAVGFNGGIAVVQPINAGMVSMLNDQDGLYTLFIKGIKGGEIIEEKHLISNLVKGINPYPDFQLYLDLAKEDELEFIISNTTEAGISFDEGDTVDMNPPNSFPAKLLRLLYERYLYFNGDNLKGLTIIPCELINYNADTLKDILLKYTDDWKLGQDFKSWLVDANTFHNTLVDRIVPGYPRDNIEEYNNQLDYKDQLIVSAESFFLWVIEGDEKLKEKLPFHKTNLDVKIVQDMQPYRTRKVRILNGAHTSMVPFSILYGNETVKETVDNSFTGKIVESLIFDEIIPTLTLPEEELKSFANEVLDRFRNPFIKHQLSSIALNSISKFKVRVLPSLLEFNQKESKLPLNLVFAFACLIRFYKGEWNGATLPLNDDKSIEEYFKTIWSSNDIKGVVDNILQKSDFWGEDLSTVPGLKEALTQALQFIEAKGVEEGYMAFVQS
- a CDS encoding TRAP transporter large permease yields the protein MWEYIPVFVLVLSFLCLLSIGTPVAWSIAISATLTMLVSIPAIPAFTTVAQRMGTGLDSFALLAIPFFVLSGELMNKGGIAHRLIAFAKTLVGALPGGLALINVIAAMLMGAIAGSAMASASAMGSILGPEMEKEGYSKEFGAAVNITSATTGLIIPPSNILIVYSLASGGVSIAALFLAGYIPGILTGLFLMGVAMIWAKKRNYKIGKRSTFRQMVKTFVDAFPSLMLLVVVIGGIVAGIFTATEASAIAVLYTLVLGFIYKEIKTSDLPSILLSSSATTAIVMLLIGASMSMSWVMSYENIPQDISSALLGVSDNKFVILLIINLLLLFVGIFMDMTPAVLIFTPIFLPVVTKLGLDPTHFGIIMILNLCIGLCTPPVGSVLFVGVGIAKTTIEKVVRPLLPLFIAMIIALFLVTYIPQLSLWLPELFGY
- a CDS encoding LacI family DNA-binding transcriptional regulator; this translates as MRKREKVTIYDISKKLNISAATVSRALNGNPNISEKTRDLVMKTAEEMNYKQNRLAQALKKGKTNTVGVIVPYIDRNFFSSVIRGIEEELTGHGYYVIISQSHEDAKNEVNQLNALLNTQIDGIFMSVSKNTRNGDHIRKAIEEKTPVIFFDRKLDIPGVSSVVIDDFKGGYISTDHLLKKGCKHIACFIGNMELEIYQNRFKGYKAALEHHGIPYLEELVVQTNSKIESGIEAVNKLWQGSVIPDAIFATSDYAALGAIQQLKAIGIRIPEDVCVVGFSNEPFTKYLDSPLSSVDQTPHLMGKIAAQVFLEQVNGSKELTIEKKVVLSPELIARESSNR
- a CDS encoding DUF4861 family protein → MKNINTPKLFRIKISNYILILALTVVVFNCKNEEKKEDNEAIGVEESPAPSSTYAEISIAEGGEWVDGSKGHKEYIGGTSFKNVDQLTVPKEHTDHAWYIRYEGPGWENKNIGYRLYLDWRNAIDIYGKKVDSMVLPYVGQDGFDSYHEPSDWGQDILKAGKSMGIGGFGRLVNDSVVHFNVVGETKAEISNNSIESKVSIDYTDWVTAEDTINLSADLSIFPEGRETKVELTPFKEISGLVTGIVKFPEIPMMQMNSQSGEWGAIYTYGNQTLVSETDKLGMAIIYKVGEVEAVKEGEFDQLVVFKPTTSTITYYLLGAWEQEPNGIKSDEEFNSYIKDLLNNLDSDE
- a CDS encoding glycoside hydrolase family 88/105 protein is translated as MNNLDLIKKIRLIKIFALSLTIFLVLGCKNNGKEEASVSSEETKIVAENLKWSQRMALSEIHRFPDPTLLDFRDEPRWSYTNGLVLQAMSKVYELYGNQKIYDYIYDYGNRMVKEDGEIDTYKLSNYNLDMIKSGDAIYYLYEITKEPRFLKAMDTLHKQMEGQPTTSEGGYWHKKIYPYQMWLDGVYMAEPFHAKYAQSFLQGEKANKVYDHIVLQFDLIEKYNKDPETGLYYHGWDESREQKWADKETGLSKNFWSRGMGWYGMALVDVLDYLPNSHPGYGRIKNYLNQYAEAIVKYQDSTGVWYQVLDQAGREGNYLEATGSCMFTYTLAKGVKKGHLPEGFMETALKAYDGIQKQFITVDEQGIVNLNKCCAVAGLGGNPYRDGTFEYYINETIRANDPKGTGPFILASLELDK